DNA sequence from the Ctenopharyngodon idella isolate HZGC_01 chromosome 14, HZGC01, whole genome shotgun sequence genome:
ATGTGTAAAGAGATAAAATGACCTGTAATAATAAACCTTTCCTCTCATAAGTGGTTCTGTTTTCCTTTAAAGAATAAACTATGGCAACAAACTAGATTTGACTTTTGACTTCACTTGAGCAATTGGAACCAATGTCTTTcttgtgtacatatattttatgtagGCTGTTGGTTTATtctacaattaaaaataaaggttctttattgacaTTTATGGTtctgattattaaaatgtttttcacactactctcttaaaaataaaggtataGGGGTTACTGCAAAGAAGAATAATTCTGGgatccccaaagaacctttcagtgaaccatttttttcttagtgtgaagaacattttaataatcgaAAGAACCTTTTGCGGAATGGAAaggttaaaggttctttatggaaccatagatgccaataaagaacctttataatggtttttttaagaactgttaaagggttagttcacccaaaaatgacaattctgtcattaattactcaccctcatgtcgttccacacccgtaagagctttgttcatcttcagaacacaaattaagatagttttgataaaatccgatggctcagtgaggcctgcattgccagcaagataattaacacttccagatgcccagaaagctactaaagacatatttaaaacagttaatgtgactacagtggttcaaccttaatgttatgaagtgaaaagaatatttttttgtgcgccaaaaaacaaaataatgactttattcaacaataccaagtgataggcgatttcaaaacactgcttcatgaagcttcaaagctttacaaatcttttgtttcgaatcagtggtttggagcgtgtatcaaagccaaggtcacgccccccagtggtgaacccttaaaatttcgaaacacttatgacataacaaagcctagtttacttaaaataatcACTTgactttcacgctccgaacTACTGATgctaaacaaaagattcgtaaagcttcaaagcttcatgaagcagtgttttaaaattgcccatcactagatattgttgaattaagtcattattttgtttttttggtgcacaaaaagtattcttgttgcttcataacattaaggttgaaccaccgttgtcacataaactgttttaaatatgtctttagtagctttctggtcatctggaagtgttaattatcttgctggcaatgcaggccttactgaacCATCGTATTTCAttagaaatatcttaatttgtgttccgaagatgaacgaaggtctgacgggtgtggaacgacacgagggtgagtcattgttgggtgaactaaccctttaacccaaAATGATTCTTCTATGCAGAAAGTCCATTTTGGGACctttattttagtgtaaaatatcaatatttaccTCAATTTTGGTGAGGAGATCCTGAAGCTCCCCTAATTCATTCATTGCAAGTATTTTCTCTGCACCCTGGATATGCAAAACATACGCAAATCATTATTCTGAGTTCAAACATTAGTATAATGATTTTCAGTATATGATGAATTTTGATACGTTTGTGGAGCAATAGTTTGACCACTGACCCCTAGGTAGTGTCCATCAATGAAGACCACAGGCAGTGAAGGAGGTTCACCCACTCGTTTGCAGCGTGTCTCCAGTTCCTTTCCATATTCACTGTCTAAAGCGATGTTCTTCTCTATGAACTTCACCCTGTGGTTCTGAAAGATCTTTCGGACCAGCTCGCATCGCTCGAATGTAGTCCTGACCACTCGAAAACTGGTGGTGTAGATTACAATTCGCCCAAACTCTAGAGTCAGTTCTGGCTGAGAGAAAGAAACCATAGATGTCTGGTGTTAGACAAGAGAGGCTCTCTCTCAAAGTAATCAATCTAATCATGACACATCTCACTTTATTCCAAGAGTGAGCAAAGGAAATTGCAACAAAACATTCAGAATTAAAAGAATAGATCAGTTTGATATCTTTAAAGTGCAGTTCTAACTGTAAgtgaaaagcaaaataaaactattttaactttCTAAGTCTGTGTGTATAAGGTTTGCAGGTAACATGAGGCAGCAGTTGAACAGCATCTATTGATTTTTTGAGTCACTGTTCTTGAGATTGACCTTCAGCATCCTTTCTTTGAAGAGCAGCTCCCATGAAGtgtgaagctgttttttttccttttttttttcttttgtaaagaaCAAAAATAGACTCAGCCTTCACACATTTTGATGTGAGGATGGACCTGGAACTACCTTGTGCAACTGTAGCATTATGTTAGTTTGTTTGATGTAATCTTACAAGAAACTAGCCCTCAAGTTCCAAAAAGAACACTATTGCAAGCATAGTGCAAAATACAGTGCACAGTGTAAGTCAAGTACATGTGTTAACTGTTAAGATTAAAACATGAAGTGCCAATAAAACCTGCAGCAATGCATTTACAGTGCACTTTGATTTATAGTGACACATATTGTCACACCACTGATTTTTACCATCCTTATCTGACATCAAATAATAGCTCATAAATCGTTTACATGTTTTACTATATTAACATACTGAACCATGCTGACAAAGGTGGTGATGGTTTAGCTGTCTTTGATTAACAAAAATTCAGTGTTGCAGGAGCAGAAAATACAGTGGCTCATACACATTTGAACAGGACAATTtgtctgaatgtcattgcattagatgataaaatatcaaactaaAAGTGTCATCTCCAAACAAATGATGCTAGAACTGTTCTCAAAACTGATATTTTTGCAGCCACTGGACTTTTAACCAACTGGTGTTAtggttatattttattatacaaagcAATGACACTATGAAACAGACCTAAGCTAAAGAATCAACATTTTCAACAGTTGTTTACGGAggctttattttaatgcttttgcgttTGTTTGCCAAATTTTTATGTTCCCCCAAAACTGTTGTATTTGCATGTAAGAATTTTTACCTTTTCTCACAAAAAGTTCCTCCTCCAAGATACTTTGCATTCgttcacaaaagaaaaaaggtgtAGGAAATAACAAATAACTATTGCTGCATTAGCGTGATTTTCTTCCATAGACCAGTTCAGTGGAAATCCCACCCTGCAGCCgattctaaagatttcattggacatgtcaatcacagtactgatcagtgttggggtaacgcattacaagtaacacgagttacgtaatcagattacttttttaagtaacGTATTACTTTAAgtaaatatctgagttactttttcaaataagtaacgcaagttgcTTCATTTTCCCATTTATTAACTGActgctctcctgtccccatgttgtgTGAgcatactatatattatatttttaaagtaacgcaataatgtaacacattactttacatGAAAAGTAACTGAATTAGTTACTTTTGTAGGGAATAACGCAATGTTGaaatgcattacattttaaaagtaatgctcCCCAACACCTCATCCTGATTGCCTATAACAAacactgatccctaaacctacccgtcacctACCAATGAAATTAGCTTCAGGGCGGGATTTCCGTTCAACTGGTTTGGAGTGAATCacatggctgcatccgaaatcgcatacctCCTTAGTAGGCGAacaacagtatgtgacaaaagaagtactAGTTCaaagtactcataaaagagtaggcaaaaagttctgaaagattctgaagtgtgcatacaatggacactttcaatatcccatgaggccacgggaaaggatttgtgaatggcattGAAGCAACGCAACTGATGCTAAGTAACATGATAATGAAAATATGGCAAATGTAGaacgtccagattacattcatactacacacattcatactagaatatacttttttagtggtcgtgaagtaattacttattcaaaataagtacctactcaagagagtatgcgatttcggatgcagcccatGTGACATTCTACTCAAAGCTGTTCACATCTTTGGAATGGGAATTATtcatttctatggcaacactatcagcGCCTAAATGAATGTGCAGCTGTTAGATGGTACAGTGGTAATGtggtacaagtaggagctctcagaaaattcgctttgtaattatggtaattacaacatggcaTGAACGCACCTTATATTCCAATGCTTTTGCAAGCAAAGTTTATTGGGGAAAAAGTGATCGTTTTGCGAGAGAACACAGTTTTGCTCTGGCAAAAGCAGTCAATCAAATGCagagtttcttgggggaacccAAAAGCTTTTCTCATGAACGAACGCAAAGTTTTTTTGTGAGCGAGCGCAAAAGCATAATAATATTTATGACCTATAATATTTCCTCCTGTCTCATTTTTTTGTACCTTTATTGATTCCGTATAACTGTCCtgtatcaaattatttaaataatgaccttatatatagtagttttcATTGGGTTTCTGAAAGTCCATTATTTACCCTCTGTTACCCTCTGTTATCTGATATCAGACATAAGCTTTCAGCAACTGTTTTAGTGCTTAACAACAAAGCAGAGGTCCTGAGAATACATTAAGATGATTAACTCAGCCAAAACACTTAAAGAAATGCATCATTAATCTTTAATCATACAGTGATCTTGCTCAGTGGGACAGCTCGTTTGTCTAGCCAAAGCCTGAGAGAAGAGAACAGGCTTTGTAACCAATAGCGGCTGAGGAAAGAGGTTCTGACCCTGTTGAGGACACAAGAAACAATTCTTGAAAGCTTTTGAGCAGCTGTCAATAGTCtgataatgtacatttttttgtaatgttcgCAATTTAATGTGCATTGACATCCCCAGTCAAGGATTAAAGATTTTAGAGATGCTTGAGATGAAGTAAAAGCTGACTTACCCCATTGTTTTTAGCCAAGTTATTAAAGAGTATTTGGCCAGCACTGACTTTGTGCTTGACTCCTCGAACTGTCCCGTTTTTACTGAGGATATTCACTCGTTTGGTACTCAACACTTTGTCTCTTCCCCCTGCAAACATCAGCAAGTCATCAGGCTCACTTCCACTGTCATCCAGCTCCGACCCCAAGAATCCACACAAGTGGCCGTTCGCCTCCCCGCTGGTGGATGGAGTGCTGGCCCGGTCTGCCTCGGAGCTGCTGGTGCAGTCTGAATCCAGTGAATCCGATGGCCCTTCATCCTTAAACATCTCTTTCAGAACCCGCCCGCTGTTCCCTGAGGCCACCCGGAATCTCACCCTCTTCTGCCTCTTACCATCCTCCGGTGTCATCAAAGCCTCCTCCATTGCGTCGACTTACATGgtccaaaaagaaaaagccaTTTTAATCCCTCGGATTCATGGGTGGATGGAAATAATTAGCCTCCGTATTGCTCCATGATTTCCCCCGGAGTCCAGGCACAGTGAACAGACCCGGAAAGAGGCTGATCTGTGAGTTACCGTCAGCTTCACCACCAGTGTTCCTGTACATGTTAATAATGCATGTGGCCTTGCCATGGTTACCGAGAAAACCAACCATGAAGAAACTGATagtctttttaaataatttatcatgCCAtagatttttctctttttgacaATGAATAGCCTTGACTCATAGACCAAAAGTTTGCCTCTCTTTGTGACCTTTaggtgttaaaaaaaatctcatacagaatcatacaggtttgacttgacagaattttcagttttgggtgaacattctctttaaaaattgtatgtttgtttgctgAGAGACAGCTATTTACAgtgcatacatacagtataatttAAGAGGGACATTGATTTGCTCTGTAAGGTTTCACCAGCTAGAAGTTCTGGTAAATCTTTTATGATTGTTTGTCAGCAAGATGGAGAGACTTTTTCTATTTAATTAGCTACTGTGGTTCCCAATGCATCTCAGACCTTCTTAATGCACTGCAGTTTCACGCCACTTAGAAGATTGCGCTCGGTCTGCATGCATACACCTGCTGTGCTTGAGCATGAGGAGAAATGGAGCTCAACTGTCATTGGCTGGCATTTGCACCCATCTGCCCTCCAGTGGGGCTGCAGGTAGCATTGCAGCTGCTCTGTGACTACAACCGCACTGCAGAAGTGGACCGAGCCATATTGTGTGGCGGAGCTCTAGGCCGATTCACACCTCGTGTCACAGTTGATGAAAATACAATACATTATCCGTAAATGGAACTAAGCCATTTATAGATAGATTATTACTTTCTGTCTGGACAGTCTATAGAGAAAGGACCTTTTTAAGTGGGGATTTTACAGgaaatgaaaatgtcaaatatagCAAAgattgaggtttttttttttttttttttatcatttttttatgttaaatat
Encoded proteins:
- the grxcr1a gene encoding glutaredoxin domain-containing cysteine-rich protein 1 — translated: MEEALMTPEDGKRQKRVRFRVASGNSGRVLKEMFKDEGPSDSLDSDCTSSSEADRASTPSTSGEANGHLCGFLGSELDDSGSEPDDLLMFAGGRDKVLSTKRVNILSKNGTVRGVKHKVSAGQILFNNLAKNNGPELTLEFGRIVIYTTSFRVVRTTFERCELVRKIFQNHRVKFIEKNIALDSEYGKELETRCKRVGEPPSLPVVFIDGHYLGGAEKILAMNELGELQDLLTKIERVQHPDTCQTCGGFAFVPCPMCHGSKMSVFRNCFTDSFKALKCTACNENGLQPCSSCSH